The Deltaproteobacteria bacterium genome includes a region encoding these proteins:
- a CDS encoding MoxR family ATPase: protein MDFEEARTLIRSLRDNVESVLLGKREAVELALSSFLAGGHILLEDIPGTGKTTLARAVAASIAGTFRRVQFTSDLLPQDVVGVHVFDADKRSFTFAPGPLFANIVLADEINRSNPRAQSALLEGMSERQVTVDDRTYPLPDPFLVIATQNPFDQHGTYPLPESQLDRFNLRLRLSYPDRESELRLIRENNLFTTRDGIPPVLTPEQARECRRALARVAVREPVISYILRIVEATRTHPAVRLGASPRGAIGLKSISQAMALLSGRDFVIPDDVRRIAPAVLCHRIFLKGSPGADSAADAAAAVLAEILEAVPAPL, encoded by the coding sequence ATGGACTTCGAAGAAGCCAGAACGCTTATCCGCAGTCTCCGCGATAACGTCGAGTCGGTGCTCCTCGGGAAACGGGAAGCGGTGGAGCTTGCCCTCTCTTCTTTCCTCGCCGGAGGGCACATCCTGCTGGAAGACATCCCGGGGACGGGCAAGACTACGCTCGCCCGCGCAGTCGCCGCAAGCATCGCGGGCACGTTCCGCCGCGTCCAGTTCACGAGCGACCTTCTGCCGCAGGACGTCGTGGGGGTCCACGTTTTCGACGCGGACAAGCGAAGCTTCACCTTCGCCCCAGGCCCCCTTTTCGCGAACATCGTCCTCGCGGACGAGATCAACCGGAGCAACCCGAGGGCGCAGAGCGCCCTTCTCGAGGGGATGAGCGAACGGCAGGTGACGGTGGACGACAGGACTTATCCGCTGCCCGACCCTTTCCTGGTGATCGCGACGCAGAATCCCTTCGACCAGCACGGGACCTATCCCCTCCCCGAGTCGCAGCTCGACCGGTTCAACCTGCGACTTCGGCTCTCCTACCCGGACCGGGAATCGGAGCTGCGCCTGATCCGGGAAAACAACCTGTTCACCACCCGCGACGGGATCCCCCCCGTCCTGACACCGGAGCAGGCGCGTGAGTGCCGCCGTGCGCTCGCGCGGGTAGCGGTCCGCGAGCCGGTCATTTCCTACATCCTCCGGATCGTCGAAGCCACGCGCACCCATCCCGCCGTCCGCCTCGGCGCGTCCCCCAGGGGGGCTATAGGACTTAAGAGCATCTCCCAGGCGATGGCGCTGCTTTCCGGACGGGACTTCGTGATTCCCGACGACGTCCGGAGGATTGCGCCTGCGGTCCTTTGCCACCGCATCTTCCTGAAAGGGTCCCCGGGAGCCGATTCGGCCGCCGACGCCGCGGCGGCGGTCCTCGCGGAGATCCTGGAGGCCGTACCGGCGCCGTTATGA
- a CDS encoding DUF3488 domain-containing protein has protein sequence MSGDRPSAAATGPLWWILRAQWAWGLLPLAFLTEVSRAALAASAAALLAGVHLDRKGAERKLWLRASTPLLFAAMAAAAADFLFGSRDLLFSISVLILGIQAVKFLLPKGVRDGWQLSAISFLEFLASAASTTEIQFAAFAFGYLGLCAGAMWALQAEGERGDGDAAYHIVRPAFAAKILLLAAVGGALFTAILFFVTPRIGLGQVLRSFRRTEGITGFPDTITLRGVTGVKADRRVAARIEFPGSAGAASTAGLYLRGATYSQFDGKTWMRGKRSPQRIQRVGFYYSASPPPPRVRLSEAEIFLEAMENPAIFVYGTPVYFEGNLGDLWMEGDGSYSIGWSAHPALRYRVMYSPETAQSGGMDTETMRKYLELPPGLDDIRELSVRIVAGGRTDAERAELAVRHFGTGFRYTVTDPASSVRDFLFVKNAGFCEHYATALTLILRAAGIPSRIAAGYLGGEWSDPGKYLIVRQSDAHAWTEAWIDGKWVTLDATPPLGEQSPFFARTGTAAIYLDWARQRWDKYVVNYSLKMQAQGVAKGWGVFRRAGTGLSGAFGPMKEFRRHAAAVVAVFLAMAIAAWIVIRRFGGPEGSIARLRGDGTTPLPRPYARLLARLAAAGCRGAPGTTLEEMLRRAVRARPALAGDASRFLSLYHRDRFGAVPLSPDDAREAVRVAVLLARGISRGGAA, from the coding sequence ATGAGCGGCGATCGCCCGTCCGCAGCAGCCACGGGACCTCTCTGGTGGATCCTGCGCGCCCAGTGGGCGTGGGGGCTCCTCCCTCTGGCATTCCTCACGGAAGTTTCCCGCGCGGCGCTGGCGGCATCCGCCGCCGCCCTACTCGCCGGAGTGCATCTCGACCGGAAAGGGGCGGAAAGGAAACTCTGGCTTCGCGCTTCAACGCCCCTCCTGTTCGCCGCCATGGCGGCGGCGGCGGCCGATTTCCTTTTCGGAAGCAGGGACCTTCTCTTCTCGATCTCCGTGCTCATCCTCGGAATCCAGGCGGTAAAGTTCCTTCTACCCAAGGGGGTCCGCGACGGGTGGCAGCTTTCCGCGATCTCCTTCCTCGAATTCCTCGCATCGGCGGCTTCCACCACTGAAATCCAGTTTGCAGCCTTCGCATTCGGATACCTCGGCCTTTGCGCCGGGGCGATGTGGGCTCTCCAGGCGGAAGGGGAAAGAGGGGACGGCGATGCGGCCTACCATATCGTCCGGCCCGCGTTCGCCGCGAAAATCCTGCTCCTTGCGGCTGTCGGCGGAGCGCTGTTCACGGCGATCCTCTTCTTCGTGACGCCGCGTATCGGCCTCGGGCAGGTGCTGCGCAGCTTCCGTCGCACGGAAGGCATCACCGGCTTCCCGGACACGATCACCCTCCGGGGCGTGACCGGCGTGAAGGCCGACAGGCGCGTCGCCGCACGGATCGAATTCCCCGGATCGGCAGGCGCGGCATCGACCGCCGGCCTTTACCTGCGCGGAGCGACTTATTCGCAGTTCGACGGCAAGACGTGGATGCGCGGCAAGCGGTCCCCCCAGCGGATCCAGAGAGTCGGCTTCTATTACAGCGCATCCCCTCCCCCCCCCCGCGTCCGCCTTTCGGAAGCGGAAATCTTCCTCGAAGCGATGGAGAACCCGGCGATTTTCGTTTACGGAACCCCCGTCTACTTCGAAGGGAACCTGGGAGACCTCTGGATGGAGGGGGATGGAAGCTATTCCATCGGGTGGTCCGCCCATCCCGCACTTCGATACCGCGTGATGTATTCGCCTGAAACGGCGCAGTCCGGCGGCATGGACACGGAAACGATGCGCAAATATCTCGAACTGCCGCCCGGCCTGGACGATATAAGGGAACTTTCCGTGCGGATCGTCGCGGGAGGAAGAACGGACGCGGAGCGGGCGGAGCTTGCCGTGCGGCATTTCGGAACCGGCTTCCGCTACACCGTAACCGATCCGGCTTCCTCGGTCCGGGACTTCCTCTTCGTGAAGAACGCCGGGTTCTGCGAGCACTACGCGACTGCGCTCACGCTCATTCTCAGGGCGGCCGGGATCCCTTCGCGGATCGCCGCCGGCTACCTCGGCGGGGAATGGAGCGACCCGGGGAAATATCTCATCGTCCGGCAATCCGACGCGCACGCGTGGACCGAAGCGTGGATAGATGGAAAGTGGGTGACCCTGGACGCCACGCCGCCGCTCGGCGAGCAATCGCCGTTCTTCGCCAGGACGGGGACGGCGGCGATTTATCTCGACTGGGCGCGCCAGCGGTGGGACAAGTACGTGGTCAACTACTCCCTGAAGATGCAGGCCCAGGGGGTTGCGAAAGGATGGGGCGTGTTCCGCAGGGCAGGGACGGGCTTGTCCGGAGCGTTCGGGCCGATGAAGGAATTCCGGCGGCACGCCGCGGCAGTCGTCGCTGTGTTCCTCGCAATGGCCATTGCAGCGTGGATCGTCATAAGGCGATTCGGCGGCCCGGAAGGATCCATTGCGAGGCTGCGCGGCGACGGAACGACGCCTCTCCCGAGGCCGTATGCGCGGCTTCTCGCGCGTCTTGCCGCCGCCGGATGCCGCGGAGCGCCGGGTACTACGCTGGAAGAGATGCTCCGCCGGGCCGTGCGGGCGCGTCCGGCCCTGGCAGGCGACGCCTCACGGTTTCTGTCGCTGTATCATCGCGACCGCTTCGGCGCGGTCCCCCTTTCGCCCGACGATGCCCGCGAGGCCGTCCGTGTCGCTGTCCTCCTCGCGCGCGGGATAAGCCGCGGCGGGGCGGCGTAG
- a CDS encoding DUF58 domain-containing protein, with the protein MTPEGKWFLLITLGVGAAAINTGNNLLYVALSMNLSLILVSGFLSEWCIRRTDVRVRHANEAFASRESLLAVTCSAAGKRFPSISLKVSLPLGGNASAVRFPEIPAGGTATRVVAFRPERRGPIAVPSCSISTKFPFALFEKARDVDPGAALVAYPEPDEALEHVEKRQAREASGSAAPSGRRGDGIRGARRHLPADPVGDIHWKASAKAGRLMVKEREKEAARVADLRIPVPCTPQELERAVSRTCAAVLRCEREGRPYRIFAGGRLRVDASGGCRRTDALTVLALVRPDGTAGGGDAA; encoded by the coding sequence GTGACTCCCGAGGGAAAATGGTTCCTGCTGATCACCCTCGGCGTCGGGGCGGCGGCTATCAACACCGGCAACAACCTCCTCTACGTCGCCCTCAGCATGAACTTGAGCCTCATCCTCGTATCGGGTTTCCTTTCGGAGTGGTGCATACGGAGGACGGACGTGCGGGTCCGCCACGCCAACGAAGCGTTCGCGTCGCGGGAAAGCCTCCTCGCCGTCACCTGCTCCGCGGCGGGAAAACGTTTCCCGTCCATCTCGCTGAAGGTGTCCCTTCCGCTCGGCGGTAATGCATCGGCGGTTCGATTTCCGGAAATCCCCGCGGGAGGGACGGCGACCCGCGTCGTCGCTTTCCGCCCGGAGCGCCGAGGACCGATAGCCGTTCCGTCGTGCTCCATTTCCACGAAATTTCCGTTCGCCCTTTTCGAGAAGGCAAGGGACGTGGATCCCGGAGCCGCGCTTGTCGCCTACCCCGAACCGGACGAAGCCCTGGAACATGTGGAAAAAAGGCAAGCCCGGGAAGCATCGGGAAGCGCAGCCCCCTCCGGCAGGCGGGGGGACGGGATCCGGGGCGCCCGGCGTCATCTGCCCGCCGATCCCGTGGGCGACATCCATTGGAAGGCATCCGCCAAGGCGGGGAGATTGATGGTCAAGGAACGGGAAAAGGAAGCGGCGCGGGTCGCCGACCTGCGCATACCTGTCCCTTGCACCCCGCAGGAACTGGAGCGGGCCGTTTCCAGGACCTGCGCGGCGGTCCTGCGATGCGAGCGGGAGGGGCGCCCCTATCGCATCTTCGCGGGCGGCCGCCTCCGCGTGGATGCCTCCGGAGGCTGCCGGAGAACCGACGCTCTTACGGTCCTCGCCCTCGTCCGCCCGGACGGCACCGCCGGCGGCGGAGACGCGGCATGA
- the moaC gene encoding cyclic pyranopterin monophosphate synthase MoaC, protein MPRKPETQGWRREGSWFSCPEGSAPIDIIEYRGRFTTQGRRKNVRNTGKASMADVSGKPATAREAISEGWVLLSGRAWEMIGKGEIPKGDVLAVARVAGIMAAKSTPRILPLCHPLPLSSVRVDFSLPEPGKVRIEAGVKTVASTGVEMEALTAVAAAALCIYDMAKPIDKSIEIGGIRLLRKTGGKSGDYAAPPRLIPRARRTATRTASRASSGERGTAPKRSR, encoded by the coding sequence ATGCCGCGCAAGCCAGAAACACAAGGATGGCGGCGCGAAGGATCATGGTTCTCCTGTCCCGAGGGGTCCGCTCCGATAGACATCATAGAATACCGGGGGCGTTTTACAACCCAAGGAAGGCGGAAAAACGTGAGGAATACCGGAAAGGCGAGCATGGCCGACGTTTCGGGAAAGCCCGCCACCGCGCGGGAGGCGATTTCGGAGGGATGGGTGCTGCTGTCGGGCAGGGCTTGGGAAATGATCGGGAAAGGGGAGATCCCCAAGGGGGACGTCCTTGCCGTTGCGCGTGTCGCGGGGATCATGGCGGCGAAGTCGACCCCGCGGATCCTCCCGCTTTGCCATCCCCTGCCGCTTTCTTCCGTGAGGGTGGACTTCTCGCTTCCGGAACCGGGGAAGGTCCGGATAGAGGCGGGAGTCAAGACGGTCGCATCCACGGGTGTGGAAATGGAGGCCCTGACAGCCGTGGCGGCCGCGGCGCTGTGCATCTACGACATGGCGAAGCCGATCGACAAGTCGATAGAGATAGGAGGGATACGGCTCCTGCGGAAGACGGGCGGGAAAAGCGGAGACTACGCCGCCCCGCCGCGGCTTATCCCGCGCGCGAGGAGGACAGCGACACGGACGGCCTCGCGGGCATCGTCGGGCGAAAGGGGGACCGCGCCGAAGCGGTCGCGATGA